The Capsicum annuum cultivar UCD-10X-F1 chromosome 1, UCD10Xv1.1, whole genome shotgun sequence sequence AGTAATTAGTTATCTTTGTTATCATTGCCAGTTCACCAGAGCAAAATTTACTCTTTGGCACTTCTTTTCATGGTATATTATAGACATCCATTTTGCACTTTTTCATAGAATTTTGACTCCCTCTGGAGATAGGAAAGGAAAGGAGTAAGAGAACAGAAAATAGTTCTCTTCCTTTGGGACaggaaaagaaagtaaagaagggTAAGATATATCCAATATGCCCCCGTTCAGCTTCtcctgatattttattttatatttattcccCAACTGATCAGGGCAGGAATTAATATTCTTCAACTTCCTCtgttattttcatcttttattttctgCAAATTTAGACGAACTGCAATTTCGTTTTCTTAGTAGTAGAGATACCATGTAATTCACCAATTTTAGATATTACTTTTGGTATTTCTGCTTAATATGCTTTGATAGCACCCCAAAGTTTTAACTAACTGaacttcttttttgttgtttgGCAGTAGCAAGCCAACAGGAGGGCCCGGCGTGCCTGGTGGTTTAGACAGCGCTTCAAGATCTAACCATGGTCACCACCGGAGCATCACTGTTCCATCTGATTGGATGTGTATCATCTGTGGATGTGTGAATTTTGCACGGCGGACGTCTTGCTTTCAGGTTCTATATTTGTTACCCTATTTTTATAGTAATACACCTTTTTATTTGATAATCTAGGTTGATAAAAGCCCTCTGTTACCAGCAAGCTCTATTTTATTAGGGGaagaaaataactataatttatgACAAAAGTAAAGTATTAGTGTTGTAAGTTGCTTTCACTTTGGTCGAAGTCACCAAGTATCCAAGACATGCACACACCCAATACTCACAGTGAAAGGACTCTCAGAGAAAATAGAATGAGTTGGTGACTTTTCACCTTTATAATTTTCCAGTCCCCCTAAATGGtggtaactttttaattttttcaccgTTTGGGGTCATAGCCTTTTGTTTTTAAGAAACAAGATTTACACTTGTTTGTTGGCAAAAATTGTTGCATCATCACAGCCCCGTCCTTTGTGTTTATACATCATATATGAAGATGTctatttatgtgatttttaaattttattgacgTAAGACTGAACTACATTTGTTATTTATGTCGATCTAGTTAACAGATGCAAATTTGTCTTGTATGCATGGCTTGTAGCGAGAGattgtagagagagagagaactggAGTTAAGAATGCTGTAATTTGTGTTCAAAATAATAACAGCCTACTTTGGTTGTCTTGATTTTGTTTTACTTGACACCAATCAGACAATTTTTTATCTGCAGTCTGGCCAATATCTTGTCTGAGTTGTTCGTAGATATATGATTTAGATCCAAAGTGCACAAATTTCTTCGTGATTTGATTGACTTGATCTTGTGATAGCCATGAGTGATGCTGTTTTCTTCTCTTTGGACCAGTGTAATGAGCCACGGACAGATGATGCTCCTCCGGCAGACATGGGATCATCAAATTCTAGCTCTGTGGGGAGGAGAGGTGAAGCAGGTAGCTTATATATGCTATGTTCAGCTTTTATCTAGGCTCTATTTGGAACATCCAAGTATGAACAGATTGGATTGGATTCGGTATAAAAGTAATTTATGTCCAGCATAATCTAATTTGATTTTGGTCCTTGTTTCTTAAAATGTGATAGTGACACGAGATTTGACCTAATCTTGTTTTGGAGTGTTATTGGTTTTTGGGGATTTATATTATTACCACCTTTATGCCTGTTTCTCTTCCCATTTCTCTGTATATCTTTTCCATTTCTCTTACCCCAATATTTCCGTTccatctcaaaaagaaaaatggaggAAAGACAGACTTGGGAAGAGAAATAGGTATAAAGGTGGTTTGTCTTTGGGATAAGAGAACCAAAAATTTAGTTTCGGCACTCCAAACTTTTAGGCCTTATTCTTTGGACCAAATCCAACTTATGGCCATTGCAGGATAAGCTTGATCCTAAAATAATGATCAGGTTCTTGCCAAACTAGGATTAGAGAATGGGACTGGAGTTGCTTTCCCGCTTAATCCAGATTAAGGGAGTCCCTATCCCCAAATGAGGAACTTAATTAGCATATTTGGATTAATCATAATTTGATACATTAACAGGTCCCACACATGTCTTGGTTGTCCGTGGATTAGACGAAAATGCAGATGAGGAAATGCTTCGTTATGAATTTTCCAAACATGCTCCTATTAAGGTGAATTTTTTCTGCAGCGTCTGCCGTTCATGTGCTTCCTGACTCCTATTGGGCGGTCTAACATCTCTAATATGTGCAGGATCTCCGTCTTGTTAGAGACAAGTTCACTCACGTTTCGAGGGGATTTGCTTTTGTGCACTTCTATTCGGTGCGTGTacttttggttgttattgaagcaattaaatatttatctatGGAACAGAGTATCACTAGTAGTAGTCATTTGTctttttgggctccatggaaagtttatatgaatatctATTTTGAGAAGTTTGTATAAAATACATTTTCAGTTTTTTGTAGATCATGTTGGTGATTAGGAAGATTGAATACCAATTTTTTGGGGGAAAAGACATAAATTACTGCCTAAACGTGTTACTTGTCCTGGAAAATCACTTGCACACTTTTAACTTTATTATTGTCCCCCTTAAACCCCCCCATTCTTGTTTGAAGCTATACTAAGACCCCAATAAAATGATACAACTAGATTTGGTCCAGGCTTTGTGCACAAACATGCACGGAATAACACTTGTTCTATTTTTGTaaacttcttttctctttttccttataACCCCTCCTTCCCGTACCTCCTCCTCTCCTCTCATCTCTTCATTTATACAAATCTTACACCACTCATCAAAGCTTCCTTCTCTCCCCTATTCTGTCTTTTCTTCATCTAAACAAACACAAACCCATCCACCAATCACTGTTGCCTCCCTCTTTCTCTGTCACCTTTTCGCGGTTGTAAACCTCTTCCCATGAACTTCCAGTGTCCCTATCTGATCGTAATAGCATCCCTATCTAATAGGCATCCTCCCTCCCTTGCTAAATTAAGGCTAAGGTGGTTTCAATCAGAGGACCATTCTTTTTCTGAATATGTTGGCAAATTAAGTTTATTGAAAAAGGAAGCTGGGTTTGTGACGACCACAAAAAAGGTTCTGAAATGTTAAAAGAATAGGAAACACAAAACTAATGGAAATTCCAGTCATGCCACCAGCTTTCAGTCGATATCCGTCACTCGTGTGATGGTGATAATATTTCATATGCAAGATTGATTGCACATTTAATGCTGTAGAAAATTGAGAATAATCTGATTCTGATGAGTCACATATAACTCTCATcagtaatgttttgtaattaagtATCACGGTGGACAAAAGTTTATGCATCTGGTGAGAAAATAATGGTGCAAAGCATAAGCAAAACCATGTAGAACTGTGTCTTCAGCTTTAGTAATTGAGTTCCTTTTTTTTAGTTCATCTGAAGTGATCCTAAGATGCTAATGGACTTTTTTAAGTTAGACTGTCGAAATGTCCGAGTACAATTTATAAAGTGAAAATGATGAAGTGATGGTTGGGTTGGACTGTTAATTTTTATGGGAAAAAAGGAGCTAATGTATGGATATACTAAACAGGTCGTTAGTGTGAGAGAATAGTGTGATTGGGTGTAGAAGAAAGAACATTAAAGTGACATTAGTGTTGCCACGTGCATGTAAGGGAAAAAAAGTACGCATTGGCCTAAAAAGTTCTAACCTATCTTCAATGCTCTTCATGCGTTTAACAGGAGGTGAGCCGACTGCCTTTGCAATGTGGCAGCGTAGGGCGGTTGTAGTATCACTTTTAACAGGAGGAACGAAGTTCTAGGTGTGCAAATGGTTTCTTGAGGAAGTTTAGGGAGATCAATTTAAATTTCTTCCCATATTTTCTGTAATTCTTATGAGTTAAGATTTCATTCACAAAAGGGAACAATATACATGGTGGGttcatgttgtattttgtgattgtcATGTATAATATTTTCCATTTTCGGCATTGCTTAGAGGCTTGTGGCGTTGAGatattagtttttatttgttaatgAGCTAATTTGATGAAGTGGGTACTAGGAATTTTACTCCTTTATTGGGGTGAAAGTGTTTATTCTTAATTGTGCTATTTTGATGTATTTCAGGTGGAGGAAGCTACTAAAGCTCTTGAAGCAACAAATGGAACAACTTTAGAGAAGAATGGGCAGATTCTTAGAGTAGCGTATGCAAAGAGTATCCTAGGACCAGGATCTGGTGCTTCTCAGGCTAGCAGCCTTGCTGCTGCTGCTATTGAAGCAGCAACTTTTTCTCAACAGGTTCTCTTCCCCTCTAACTTGGCTATAACTTTGTTAACTTGTTCTTTGTAATAATCCTGAGAGCAGGTTCTTGTCATAGATAAACTTTTGTTATCATGGGTCAATTTGTTACCCACAGATACCTTTGTAAGATggagataattttattttatttttggaatggTTAGATGGAGATAACCTTCCACAAGTAATTTTTGTTTGAATGGGTGAACATATTCCAGTCATATCTGCTTAATAGCTCAAGCTGATTAAATCACATGTAGTGCAGTTGATCTGAATGTATCattcaaataaattaagatatCCCATCCATTTCCCAAATTTATAAACATCATTCATCCATTTATCATATGTATTGGAGACTTCCATAGTGTTATCGTTTTTTTGGGGTGCTTTCACCAAATCAGTAAAATTTAACTTCCTGTGCTTGTAATCAATTTCATTTCATTAAGCTGACATGGGCTGTGATTCCTCCTTTATTGGGggtgtgcttttttttttttttttttttgtttttgttgaggggggtggttggggggggggggggggggggggggggggctgatACCGGTTGTAATATATGGAAGTAAAAGCTGCCTACTCTTGTTTTATGCATATATACAacagtttttttttgttttttttaagttCTCATCCGCAGCAAGATGGGGGATGAGACAGGGAGGCTGTTGCTGCTAGGAAAAAGCTTTGAATGTCCTAGGCATTGTGTAGTTTGCAGCTTGCGTTTACATTGGTTGGATGTAGACGGCTGTTCATCTTTCAGTATAGGACTGTAAAATGTTGATGCTGTAATTGATGCACATTAGCTCATTTATATTATCCGACACATGAAGATGTCAAGTGACACGTGTCTAATTATACCTCCTCCATGCTTTTAGTATGATGCTGTTGGATGGGCACCAAAAGAATATAATCCCGATGACAAACTGTCCGCTGGTGGACGAGAACACAGTAGAGAAGTTGCTGGTCAAAATTCTGCTCCACAATCTGGATTTGTATGGGATGAAACCTCTGGCTATTATTATGATGCCACTTCTGGTTTCTATTATGATGGAAATACAGGTTTGTTTTCACTTTGTGTTAAAGTACCGTACACTTTGTGTTGTATAGAGATTTAGTCTGGTTAAACACACTATTAGCATATGATATTTAAACTAACATGCACTGGTAGACATTTTATCTACTCACTCTTTGTGCGTTTTGGGTGCCATGGGTTTGTATTGCAGTCTAAGGGATACTTCAAAGGTCCATCTAGTAGATAATTTGCAGATCTAGATGCCCATCAAGTCGACTCCTGAATGTAAAAAGTTGgtaaaaatgaaatatttattttcgcTCAccaaatttcaactattttttctagtaaaattCATGTCCCCACAcaatttcaactttcaaataaacccttttcaacttcaacttaaaatcatctttttttttttcaacttcaaccaaaTATTGTTGAAACACCTGTGTCTTTTAAGAGTGTGGAAGGTTTGAATCTTTCCAGAGGTGTGTACCATTGGGTAGTCTTGTTGAACCTATTTTTACGTGATGTCTTGCTGCAATTATGTTAATTATACTCGCTCTATCTTTCTATTTTACTTCATCTTTCGTTTCTCTCTCTATTCTCAAGTTAGAATTTGTCTTTGGAGCTGGATTATGTATGAAAGGTCTTGATAATAAACCCTAGTACGTAGTTACCGGTGTAAGTAAAAGATGACACTATCACAATAACTCTTGCTTTGCAGGGTTATATTATGACGGTAACAATGGAGTCTGGTATTCTTATGATCAGAAGACTCAGCAATATGTACCCTGCACAAACCAGAATGAGAACAAACCAGCAGCAGGACAAGCTGAAACTGCCAAGTCGTCTGATGCCGCAAACACTAAGAAAGTCGTTATATCTGCCCCAGCTTCTACAATAGCTGGTGAGAAGGCTGCCTCACTGCCAGATGCTATCCAGGCTGCTGCCTCTGCAGCAATAGCTgctgaaaagaaagaaaaggagaagGCTAAAGAGATAAAACTTGCTTCAAAGAGCAGCATCCTTGCGAATAAGAAGAAAATGAGTAATGTATTGTCAATGTGGAAGCAAAGAAGTCATGAAGGCCAAGCCCCCCGTGTGGCGCTTGATGACGGCCAGGCAGTGGGTGAAGACAGATCTAACTCAGTAGGACCAGCTGCAAAGACTAAGTTAAAAGCTGAGACCTTGACAGCTAGAGAGAATCCTACAGCCAGTTCAGGACTTGTAGGTAGCTCAAGTTTTCAATCTGTGAGCTCCGAGTCTCAGGACAAGCCTAGGTCTCTGACTAACAGCTCTGGGGGTACTCTGAAGGGCGTTATAAGAGGTTCTGGTTTAGGAGTGGTGAAATCAGATACTCTATATGCAGGATCATCCGGAAGTGAATCTACATCACATATTATGCCACCAACCTCAGGTCCATCTTCATTAATAAATGCAGATGCCTCTGCAGCACCCTTTAGGACAGATGCATCGGCATTGGGCTCTTATACGCCCCCAGTACCGGCTGGTAGTAAAAGAAGGTTCTCGGAGATGCCATCACAGCCTCCTCCGTCTATTAAGGAACAGTCTCAAGCTACTACTACATACCGAGATCGCGCTGCTGAGCGGAGGAGCTTATATGGTTCATCTTCAGCTTTTGGAGATGATGCATCAGATCATGGAGATTCAAGTAAGATTTTATAGAGCATTTTGGGCTAAAACCATTTGTTTCGAAGTCGTCTCAGCTTTGTATCTCTTCtcttctctctccctctcttctcCTGGTTTCGCATGCATTATGGGTTCCGTAAGTGTGTCTCTTCATCACTATTATAGGATGTAATTCTTCCGTAGTCGAGAACTTTTCTATAGACCCAGACCTTGCTAGTTGGAAAACTTCAAAAAATGAAGATTGCAATGGTGGTTGCTAGATTTGTTTGGATTCGTATTAACTTGTGAGAAAATTTGTTTTCTATTATTGCTTGGGCTTCAAGATCGGGACTCCACATTCAGAAGAGGTGTTTCTGATCCAACTCCTTTCCCCCCTGGTGTTGGAGGTGGACGTAGTGCAGAAGCAAATAGTCAGAGCTTTGAGGTTATCACTGCTGACAGGGCTATAGATGAGAGTAATGTGGGCAATCGTATGCTACGCAGCATGGGATGGCAGGAGGGCTTGGTATCATTTCTTACCCTAATACTCTCTGAGACTTCATTTCTATATTATTATCCCAAGCAAGTTTGGTTGGCCTGTCTCTATGGATCCTCAATGTGCATGTCGCTCCATTTAAGATCATCTCACTCCcacattatataaaataaaattttaccaaTACAACAAAAAGCACGAGTTCTCTATGAGCCTGTATATCTCTTACAAGACCAAGATACTCCTAGAAAACTTGCTAATATGTCTAAGATCCTATAGTAAACATGCTAGCATGTCTAAAACATATCCCAACATATTGGTAGCACCTATATAGATCTATTTATTCCCTTGTGCCCTATATAGATCCCAACTATAAGCTTATATTGGTTTTACtgattttagaaaaagtttataTTGATTGCATCGGTCCGATCCTGCTAAATTGTTTATCATGGTTTAcaacatttttttttctcaaaacgATGTGGACAGACACTGCATTTTATGTGTCCTTGTATAAGTTCATGATTCCCAGGGTGTAAAATGGCAAATTGGTGTTCTTTCTCGTATCGCGAAGCCTGACTGTTTCGGGAATATTTTGGTGTCTTTTATTGTTATGAATTCAGGGATTGGGGAAGGATGGAAGTGGTATGGTAGAGCCAGTCCAAGCTCAAAGCACTGGACGTAGAGCCGGACTGGGAAGTCAGCCCAAGAAGGTGGACCCAGCCCTTGAAGCACAGTCTGGTGACAGTTACAAGACACTCATACAAAAAAGGGCTATTGCTAGGTTCAGAGAGatgtcataaataaaaaaaatatacaaccaCCATGCCAGGAGGGAACTGGAGATGTTGGTTAGAAATGTTTCTGATTAGGTTAGGTATTTTGTtgatttcttttttagtttttcattgtGCTGTTGGATTCAGAAACTATTTAAAATGTGAAGGACGAGACAGTGGTTTTCTGCACTTATGCTGTAAACCGGCGAATGTTGAAGTTGGGATGTCTCACATGTGTACGCGTTTTGTGATGTAAAGAGTTCAGCCTCTCTGCGTTTTAGTAATGACTGTAATAGTGAAGTGCTTCATTTTTGATT is a genomic window containing:
- the LOC107868726 gene encoding SUPPRESSOR OF ABI3-5 isoform X4, which translates into the protein MQEMDPGRYGPHQGWENNSALEGYRGVHEPDFRGGGSYDDRRFLDDRFSRDGVYPRGAYHRDILEGEHYPHPPIAVGHWPQTRRRSYEEDYPVERDSRRHEKPPSRYGGREHDDPYDDYDYKHRMAHTNREDSRERDYEYSRYSYDSDYERGSRRDGNWRRRESRERERDKGSSRERDPSPYRRHERSRSRSRGHDDRLRSRSPRSRSHSRSHREDSYDDIRCDRSERRRERDDKRYHDNYSVAPSATVVVKGLSQKTTEEDLYQILAEWGPLRHVRVIKERNSGISRGFAFIDFPSMDAAQAMMDKLGDEGLVVDGRKLFFEYSKPTGGPGVPGGLDSASRSNHGHHRSITVPSDWMCIICGCVNFARRTSCFQCNEPRTDDAPPADMGSSNSSSVGRRGEAGPTHVLVVRGLDENADEEMLRYEFSKHAPIKDLRLVRDKFTHVSRGFAFVHFYSVEEATKALEATNGTTLEKNGQILRVAYAKSILGPGSGASQASSLAAAAIEAATFSQQYDAVGWAPKEYNPDDKLSAGGREHSREVAGQNSAPQSGFVWDETSGYYYDATSGFYYDGNTGLYYDGNNGVWYSYDQKTQQYVPCTNQNENKPAAGQAETAKSSDAANTKKVVISAPASTIAGEKAASLPDAIQAAASAAIAAEKKEKEKAKEIKLASKSSILANKKKMSNVLSMWKQRSHEGQAPRVALDDGQAVGEDRSNSVGPAAKTKLKAETLTARENPTASSGLVGSSSFQSVSSESQDKPRSLTNSSGGTLKGVIRGSGLGVVKSDTLYAGSSGSESTSHIMPPTSGPSSLINADASAAPFRTDASALGSYTPPVPAGSKRRFSEMPSQPPPSIKEQSQATTTYRDRAAERRSLYGSSSAFGDDASDHGDSNRDSTFRRGVSDPTPFPPGVGGGRSAEANSQSFEVITADRAIDESNVGNRMLRSMGWQEGLGLGKDGSGMVEPVQAQSTGRRAGLGSQPKKVDPALEAQSGDSYKTLIQKRAIARFREMS
- the LOC107868726 gene encoding SUPPRESSOR OF ABI3-5 isoform X2 codes for the protein MQEMDPGRYGPHQGWENNSALEGYRGVHEPDFRGGGSYDDRRFLDDRFSRDGVYPRGAYHRDILEGEHYPHPPIAVGHWPQTRRRSYEEDYPVERDSRRHEKPYVDSYHEIREADKYHEINTFRDGYRSFDSYPDAGFDRPSRYGGREHDDPYDDYDYKHRMAHTNREDSRERDYEYSRYSYDSDYERGSRRDGNWRRRESRERERDKGSSRERDPSPYRRHERSRSRSRGHDDRLRSRSPRSRSHSRSHREDSYDDIRCDRSERRRERDDKRYHDNYSVAPSATVVVKGLSQKTTEEDLYQILAEWGPLRHVRVIKERNSGISRGFAFIDFPSMDAAQAMMDKLGDEGLVVDGRKLFFEYSKPTGGPGVPGGLDSASRSNHGHHRSITVPSDWMCIICGCVNFARRTSCFQCNEPRTDDAPPADMGSSNSSSVGRRGEAGPTHVLVVRGLDENADEEMLRYEFSKHAPIKDLRLVRDKFTHVSRGFAFVHFYSVEEATKALEATNGTTLEKNGQILRVAYAKSILGPGSGASQASSLAAAAIEAATFSQQYDAVGWAPKEYNPDDKLSAGGREHSREVAGQNSAPQSGFVWDETSGYYYDATSGFYYDGNTGLYYDGNNGVWYSYDQKTQQYVPCTNQNENKPAAGQAETAKSSDAANTKKVVISAPASTIAGEKAASLPDAIQAAASAAIAAEKKEKEKAKEIKLASKSSILANKKKMSNVLSMWKQRSHEGQAPRVALDDGQAVGEDRSNSVGPAAKTKLKAETLTARENPTASSGLVGSSSFQSVSSESQDKPRSLTNSSGGTLKGVIRGSGLGVVKSDTLYAGSSGSESTSHIMPPTSGPSSLINADASAAPFRTDASALGSYTPPVPAGSKRRFSEMPSQPPPSIKEQSQATTTYRDRAAERRSLYGSSSAFGDDASDHGDSNRDSTFRRGVSDPTPFPPGVGGGRSAEANSQSFEVITADRAIDESNVGNRMLRSMGWQEGLGLGKDGSGMVEPVQAQSTGRRAGLGSQPKKVDPALEAQSGDSYKTLIQKRAIARFREMS
- the LOC107868726 gene encoding SUPPRESSOR OF ABI3-5 isoform X3, whose protein sequence is MQEMDPGRYGPHQGWENNSALEGYRGVHEPDFRGGGSYDDRRFLDDRFSRDGVYPRGAYHRDILEGEHYPHPPIAVGHWPQTRRRSYEEDYPVERDSRRHEKPPSRYGGREHDDPYDDYDYKHRMAHTNREDSRERDYEYSRYSYDSDYERGSRRDGNWRRRESRERERDKGSSRERDPSPYRRHERSRSRSRGHDDRLRSRSPRSRSHSRSHREDSYDDIRCDRSERRRERDDKRYHDNYSVAPSATVVVKGLSQKTTEEDLYQILAEWGPLRHVRVIKERNSGISRGFAFIDFPSMDAAQAMMDKLGDEGLVVDGRKLFFEYSSKPTGGPGVPGGLDSASRSNHGHHRSITVPSDWMCIICGCVNFARRTSCFQCNEPRTDDAPPADMGSSNSSSVGRRGEAGPTHVLVVRGLDENADEEMLRYEFSKHAPIKDLRLVRDKFTHVSRGFAFVHFYSVEEATKALEATNGTTLEKNGQILRVAYAKSILGPGSGASQASSLAAAAIEAATFSQQYDAVGWAPKEYNPDDKLSAGGREHSREVAGQNSAPQSGFVWDETSGYYYDATSGFYYDGNTGLYYDGNNGVWYSYDQKTQQYVPCTNQNENKPAAGQAETAKSSDAANTKKVVISAPASTIAGEKAASLPDAIQAAASAAIAAEKKEKEKAKEIKLASKSSILANKKKMSNVLSMWKQRSHEGQAPRVALDDGQAVGEDRSNSVGPAAKTKLKAETLTARENPTASSGLVGSSSFQSVSSESQDKPRSLTNSSGGTLKGVIRGSGLGVVKSDTLYAGSSGSESTSHIMPPTSGPSSLINADASAAPFRTDASALGSYTPPVPAGSKRRFSEMPSQPPPSIKEQSQATTTYRDRAAERRSLYGSSSAFGDDASDHGDSNRDSTFRRGVSDPTPFPPGVGGGRSAEANSQSFEVITADRAIDESNVGNRMLRSMGWQEGLGLGKDGSGMVEPVQAQSTGRRAGLGSQPKKVDPALEAQSGDSYKTLIQKRAIARFREMS
- the LOC107868726 gene encoding SUPPRESSOR OF ABI3-5 isoform X1 — protein: MQEMDPGRYGPHQGWENNSALEGYRGVHEPDFRGGGSYDDRRFLDDRFSRDGVYPRGAYHRDILEGEHYPHPPIAVGHWPQTRRRSYEEDYPVERDSRRHEKPYVDSYHEIREADKYHEINTFRDGYRSFDSYPDAGFDRPSRYGGREHDDPYDDYDYKHRMAHTNREDSRERDYEYSRYSYDSDYERGSRRDGNWRRRESRERERDKGSSRERDPSPYRRHERSRSRSRGHDDRLRSRSPRSRSHSRSHREDSYDDIRCDRSERRRERDDKRYHDNYSVAPSATVVVKGLSQKTTEEDLYQILAEWGPLRHVRVIKERNSGISRGFAFIDFPSMDAAQAMMDKLGDEGLVVDGRKLFFEYSSKPTGGPGVPGGLDSASRSNHGHHRSITVPSDWMCIICGCVNFARRTSCFQCNEPRTDDAPPADMGSSNSSSVGRRGEAGPTHVLVVRGLDENADEEMLRYEFSKHAPIKDLRLVRDKFTHVSRGFAFVHFYSVEEATKALEATNGTTLEKNGQILRVAYAKSILGPGSGASQASSLAAAAIEAATFSQQYDAVGWAPKEYNPDDKLSAGGREHSREVAGQNSAPQSGFVWDETSGYYYDATSGFYYDGNTGLYYDGNNGVWYSYDQKTQQYVPCTNQNENKPAAGQAETAKSSDAANTKKVVISAPASTIAGEKAASLPDAIQAAASAAIAAEKKEKEKAKEIKLASKSSILANKKKMSNVLSMWKQRSHEGQAPRVALDDGQAVGEDRSNSVGPAAKTKLKAETLTARENPTASSGLVGSSSFQSVSSESQDKPRSLTNSSGGTLKGVIRGSGLGVVKSDTLYAGSSGSESTSHIMPPTSGPSSLINADASAAPFRTDASALGSYTPPVPAGSKRRFSEMPSQPPPSIKEQSQATTTYRDRAAERRSLYGSSSAFGDDASDHGDSNRDSTFRRGVSDPTPFPPGVGGGRSAEANSQSFEVITADRAIDESNVGNRMLRSMGWQEGLGLGKDGSGMVEPVQAQSTGRRAGLGSQPKKVDPALEAQSGDSYKTLIQKRAIARFREMS